CCCGGCTGCCGCTGCTCCTCGCCGGTATGGCGATGGGGGCGAGCGGGCTGCTCTTCGCGGCCTTCGACGCACAGGCCACGAATGCGTTGCTGTTCACCGGCTATGTCCTGTTCGGCATCGGATTCGGCCTGGTCAACGCGCCGATCACCAACACCGCGGTGTCCGGTATGCCGCGTGCCCAGGCAGGCGTGGCCGCCGCCGTCGCCTCCACCAGCAGGCAGGTCGGGCAGTCGCTCGGCGTCGCGGTGATCGGCGCCGTACTGGCGGGCGGGGCCCACGCCGCCGCCTCCGCGGACGCCTTCGTCGCGGCCGGCCGCCCGGCGTGGTGGATCATCGCCGGCTGCGGTGCGGCCGTGCTGCTGCTCGGGGCCCTGACCACGGGCCGGTGGGCGAAGGCAACGGCCGACCGCACGGCGACGCTGTTCGGCGACGGGGCACGGGGGCAGCAGGCGGCGGACGCACGGTCGTAGCCGTAGGGCGGATGGCCGGGGTGCCGGGGGCCGGGCAGGGGGCTGGGGGGCTGTGGCCGGGGGCTGTGGCCCGGGGGTGCCTCTCCGGGTGCCCCTCAGACCGTGACGAGTGCCGGAGGCTCCGCCGACCGGGCCGACCGCGCCGCCTCCGCCGCCTCCGCCGCCAGCAGTTCCAGCCGCTCCCGGGTCACCTCGTCGACCGGTGTGTAGGACAGCAGCTTGGGGCCGGGATTGGGCCCCGTCCACAGGCTCGTTGCGGACAGCTGCAGCGTGCCCACCCGGGGGTGCCGGAAGAGCTTGACGGCGCTCATCGGGCGGATGACTTCATGCTGTGCCCAGATCTCCCGGAATTCGGACGACGCCTCCGTCAGCCGCGCGACCAGCGCCTTCCAGGCCGGCTCCGCGACATGCTCGGCCATCGACGCCCGGAACTTGGCGGCCATCACCCGCATCGTGGCGTCCAGGTCGACCACGCTCGCCCGCCACTCGGCGTGGGTGAACGCCAGCCACATGCAGTTGCGGTCCTCTTCGGGCAGCGCGTCGAGGTCGCACATCAGACGGCCGTATGTGGCGTTGTAGGCGAGGATGTCGAAGCGGCTGTTCTGGAGGACGGCCGGGAACGGCTCCAACTGGCGCAGCATCTGCCGCAGTTCGCGCGTGACCCCGGTGCACTCCGTGCCCGGTGTCGGGTCGATCGCCCCGGCCAGCGCGAACAGATGACTGCGCTCGGCGCGGTCGAGCAGCAGCGCACGGGCGACCGCGTCCAGGACCTGCGGCGAGACGTGAATGTCCCGGGCCTGTTCGAGCCAGGTGTACCAGGTGACCCCGACGGCGCCCAGGTGCGCGACCTCTTCGCGGCGCAGTCCGGGGGTACGACGGCGGGTGCCCCGCGGCAGCCCCACCTGCTCGGGTGTGATCCGCTCCCGGCGGCTGCGCAGGAACGCGGCCAACTCGGCCCGGCGGGCGGCGTCGTCGCGCGGGGCGGCGGCGGGCCGTGGGGCGGCGGGCCGCGAGGCGGTGTGGCCGGCCGGGCCTGTGGCAGGCTGCGTCAGGGGCGTGTCCACGGTCATGGCTCCAGGGTGCCGCAGTCCGGAGCCGGTTGCCAGGTAGCACCGGTACCAGGATAAGAACACTCTGGTACCAGCCTGAGCGGTCGACGATCGTCGGTTCCGTGAGCGATACCCGAGCACTGACGACCACTGCGGAAGCCCCGGCCGCGCCCTCTGGAGCCCCGGCCGCCCTTGCGGATGCCGCGATCCCGAAGGCCCCGGGGGCCACAGCCGCACCGATGGCACCGACCGCCCCGGAGACCCGGGAGGCCCCAGCGGTACCGGCCGCCCCCGGCCCCGCCGTGCAGCCGCAGCCGGCCACGACCGTGCTGACCCCGCTCGGCCTGCTGACCGTGCTGCTGGGCGCGGCCCTACCCATGATCGACTTCTTTATCGTCAACGTCGCGCTGCCGACCATCGACCATGACCTCCACGCGGGGGCCGCGATGCTGGAGATGGTGGTGGCCGGCTACGGCGTCGCCTACGCCATGCTGCTGGTGCTCGGCGGCCGGCTCGGCGACATGATCGGCCGCCGTCGGCTGTTCCTGTGGGGCCTGGCCACCTTCGGCCTCACCTCACTCGCCTGCGGTCTCGCGCCGGATGCCGGGACGCTGGTGGCCGCCCGGGTCGCCCAGGGCGCCGCGGCCGCGCTGCTGCTGCCGCAGGTGCTGGCCACCATCCAGGCCACCACCACGGGCAAGCGGCGCGCCAAGGCCGTCAGCCTGTACGGGGGCACCGCCGGTATCGCCAGCGCCCTCGGCCAGGTACTCGGCGGCCTGCTGGTCTCCGCCGACCTGGCGGGCACCGGCTGGCGCGCGGTCTTCCTGGTGAACGTCCCGTTCTCCGTCGCGGCCTGGCTGCTGGCCGCCCGTACGGTCCCGGAGACCCGGTCGCCGCACCCGAGCCGGGTGGACGGCCCCGGTACCGCGCTGCTCGCCGCTACCCTGATCACCCTGCTGCTGCCGCTGACCGAGGGCCGGGCGGCCGGCTGGCCCGTGTGGTCCTGGGTCCTGCTGGCCGTGTTCCCCTTCGCCGCCGCCGCGTTCCTGCTCGTCGAGCACCGGGCCGAACGCGCCGGCCGCACCCCGCTCGTCCCGCCCTCACTGCTGCGCATCCCCTCCGTGAACAGCGGACTCACCATGATCATCCCGTTCACGCTGGGATTCGGCGGCTTTATGTTCGTCGTCGCCGTCGCCCTCCAGAACGGGCTGCACTACGGCCCGTTCGCGGCCGGGCTGTCCCTGGCGCCGCTGTGCGTCACGTTCTTCTTCGCCTCGCTGGCCGGTCCGCGGCTGGTGATGCGGTTCGGGCGGCGGGTGGTGATCGCCGGTTCGCTGATCCAGGGCGCCGGCCTGATCGCCCTGGCACTCACCGTGCACACGGGCTGGCCCGGGATATCGGTGGCCGCCCTCGCGTCGAGCATGGCCGTGCTGGGCCTCGGGCAGGGCCTGGTGCTGCCGGTGCTGATGCGCATCGTGCTGAGCGAACTGCCGGTGGCACAGGCAGGTGTGGGCGGGGGCGTCATGGTCACCACCCAGCAGTCCGGCCTCGCGCTGGGCGTGGCCACCCTCGGCACTCTCTTCCTCGCCCTGATGCCGTCCCTCGGCATCCGCGACGCGATGCTCGCCGCCCTGCTGACGCAACTGGCGATCGTCGCGGGCACGACGGCGCTCGCCCTGCGCCTGCCCCGCCAGGTGCGCTGACCTGGTCTGACCTGGTCTGACCTGGGCCGACCTGGACTGAAGCGGGAGGGAACGACAGGGACGGGACGCAACCTTTCACGTGACGGCTGACAAATATTGAAATCTGTCAGCCGTCATGTCATAGTGATTGCAGGGCAGCCAACCGCCCTCATCCGCACCCCTCCTCGCCTCTCCCCCATCCCTCCCGCCCTCCAGGAGCACGCAGTGCAGACCCGCACCCTGGGCACCACCGGCCCGCAGACCTCCGCCCTCGGCCTCGGCTGCATGGGCATGTCCGCCCTCTACGGCGACAGCGACCGCAGCGAGTCCATCGCCACCCTTCACGCCGCCCTCGACGCGGGCATCACCCTGCTCGACACCGGCGACTTCTACGGCATGGGCCACAACGAACTGCTGATCAACGAAGCCCTGCGCACCGCCCCCGCGGCGGCCCGCGAAAAGGCGCAGATCAGCGTCAAATTCGGCGCGCTGCGCACGGTCGAAGGCGGCTTCACCGGCTATGACGGCCGGCCGAACGCGGTAAAGAACTTCGCCGCGTACTCCCTCCAGCGCCTGGGCGCCGACCACATCGACATCTACCGGATCGCCCGGATCGATCCGGATGTCCCGGTCGAGGAGACCGTCGGCGCCATCGCCGAGCTGGTCGCGGCCGGACACGTCCGGCACATCGGCCTCTCCGAGGTCGGCGCGAAGACCCTGCGCCGGGCCGCCGCCGTCGCCCCGATCTCCGATCTCCAGATCGAGTACTCCCTCATCTCCCGCGGCATCGAGGAGGCGATCCTGCCGACCGCCCGCGAACTGGGCATCGGCGTCACCGCGTACGGCGTCCTGTCCCGCGGCCTGATCAGCGGCCACTTCAGCCGGGACCGCAAGCTCGCCGCGAACGACTTCCGCGGCAGGAGCCCGCGCTTCCAGGGCGAGAACCTCGACCGCAACCTCGACCTGGTGGACGCACTGCGCAAGATCGCCGAGCAGAAGGGCATCTCGGTCGCGCAGACCGCCATCGCCTGGGTGCTCTCCCGCGGCGAGGACATCGTTCCGCTGGTCGGCGCCCGCCGCCGCGACCGGCTGACCGAAGCGCTCGGCGCACTGGAGGTCACGCTCGACGCCGACGATCTTGCCGCCATCGAACGCGCCGTCCCCCCGAACGCCGCCGCCGGTGACCGCTACCCCACCGACCAGATGGCCCACCTGGACAGCGAGCGCTGACCCCGGGGGCGGCAGCGTGACCGACGGAGCGGGTACGGGGCAGGGACAGGTACCGTCCCTAAGGACCCGGCGCACGGATCCGTAGGGGCCCGCGGATCCGAGGTACCCAAGCACCTACGGACCGGCGCAGGTGCCGGAACCGGCGCACCCACCTGGTGCGCCACCGGGACCGCTCGCAGGCCCAGCCCGCCCCACCCCGCCCCTCCCGAAAGGCCGACCGCCCCATGCCGCCCGAGACGTTGACACCTGAGCGCATCCTCGAAGCCACCGAGGAGGTACTGCGCCGTTACGGCCCGGCCAAGGCCACGGTCGTCGATGTGGCGCGCGCCCTGGGCGTCAGCCATGGCAGCGTCTACCGCCACTTCCGTACGAAGGCGGCGCTGCGGGAGGCGGTCACGGAGCGCTGGCTGGACCGTACGAGCAAGGAACTCTCGGTCATCGTCGCGACGGAAGGGCCGGCTCCGGAGCGGCTGGACCGCTGGCTGACCGCCCTGTTCGAGGCCAAGCGGCACAAGGCCGGTGACGATCCCGAACTCTTCGCCACCTACATGACGTTGATCGGCGAGAGCGGCGGCGTGGTCGACCGGCACGTCACCGATCTGGAAGCCCAGCTCACCACCATCATCGAAGCCGGCGTCAGCCAGGGCACCTTCCACACCCCCTCCCCCGCCACCACCGCCCGCGCCGTCTTCGACGCCACCGGCCGCTTCCACGACCCGTGCTACGCCCCCGAGTGGTCCCGCCCCGGGATCACCGCCGACTTCGAGGCCGTCCGCGACCTGGTCCTCCGAGGCCTGCGCGGCTAGCGCCTGTCTGTGGGATCAGTGGGTTCAGCCGCTCCCGCCTCGGGCGTGTCACGAGGCGGGCGGCAGCGCGAGCCAGTCCTGCCAGGTGATGTCGCGGCCCAGGTAACGAGGCTGCTGGAAGGGCCAGTCGGCGGCGATCCACTGCGGCACCAACGCGTCGAGCGCGCGCTCCACCTCGCTGCCGACGAGGTGGTCCACCACCCACCAGGAGACTTCTCCGTCGGAACCGGTGCGCTCGGGCGGGTCGATGTAGACGCACCCGAGGATCGCCGTCTCCTCCTCGTCCAACAGCGCGTAGTTGAACGACTGGTGCGCGGCTATCTCCTTCTCGTGCCGCAGCAAGTCGATGCGGTCCGCTTCATAGGTCATCGTCTCCGCGGGCCAGCCCCAGGCCGGGCCGAAGATCTCCCACAAGCGTTCGCGGGAGCCCATCACGGCGGGGTAGTCGAGCGCGGTATCCGCCTCCCGGATCGGCCGCAGGTGAACCGTGGTGCCGGGCACGGGCACGTGGACGGGGTGGACGAAGTCGTCAGGCAGCCAAGTCATAAGGCCCGAACTTACCGCCGGTCGGCGCGGGATGATCCGGGCGGCGCGGGCGCCACGGTGGACGCGCCGGCAGTTGATCAAGCACCACGGCAAAGGCAAGGGTCAGGGCAAGGGCATGAGGCCGCGCCGCCAGGCGTGCCGCAAGAGGGTGGGGCCCGCCTGCTGGTGCCCGTCGACTGTCCAAAGGCACGGCCCTCGGGCGGCTACCTCACCCCGTGCCGGCCGTGCCGTGCAGGAAGAGGGCCCAGGTGAGCGTGCCGAAGGCGGCGGTGTGGGCGAGGGCGCGCACGATGTTCCAGGTGACCCACCGCCCCTCGAAGCTCTCCCGCGCGGCCTTGAGCGCACCGGGGCGGCCGGCCGGGGCACCAGGAGGGCTCCCCTCCGACGCCGCGTGGTCGAGAGCGTCGTCCGGCACGTGGTCGAGTTGGTTGTCGAGCTGTTTGTTGAGCGGGACGTTGACACCGCCGGTCACGAAGAAGCCCGCCAAATACAGCACCAGCGCCGCGAGGATCCAGGGCAGGGCCACCTGCCCGGGCCCGCTCCAGGCCAGGACCGTGGCGAGGACAAGCAGGGGGACCGGCAGCAGAAAGGGAAGCAGGAACCAGCCGTTGATGATCGCCCGGTTGATGTTCTGCATGGCCTGCACGAAGGTGCGGTCGGCGGACCGGCCGAGGCCGGGCATCACGGCATAGGCGAAGGCGGCGAACAGGCCGGCCATCAGGCCCGCGCCGAGGGTCGCGACCAGGAGCGTGACGGTCTGCAGGGCTCTCATTGCTCCTCCGGATCCGTACGTGGAACGACCCTATCGACACCGGCCGCCGCTTCGGGGCCCGCGAGGACCTGTCGGAGAGCCTGTCGGAGGACCTGTCACCTGTCTGCAAGGGCCCGGGGACGCAATGGCAGGCGCCCCCGGGATACCCGGCCCGGCGGGAGAGGTGCTACCCGGCCCTCCGATAGCTGCTGCCATCCTTGGGCCGGGCCAGCAAGCCCGCCACGACGAGGTAGCGGCGCAGCGCCGAGCAGTCTTCGTGCACCGTCAGCAGCGCCTCGTTGACCTCGCGCTCGCTGTATTCCCGGTCCCGCTCGAACAGCGTCCCCGCGAGATGTACGAGCAACTGCTCGCGGCGGGCCGCCTTCCGCGGGATCGCCGTCAGCCGCCCCCGGGAAAAGAGGGAGGCCACCCCCTGCGAACCACTCGACTGATGGTCAGACATGCCGGAAGCCTCCCCCGCCGCCCCACACCCGGGCAACGCATTTTCCTGAGGTGACCGGGCCAGGCCCAGGCCTGGCTCAGCAAGAGGATTCCCGTACCTCTTCGAGCTAGGGGGTGTCTCCCCCTAGGGCCGGAGGTACGGCCGGGTCATGATCTCCATGTTGTGGCCGTCCGGGTCGGCGAAGTACGCACCGCGGCCGCCGAACAGGCGGTTGATCCGGCCGGGTTCGGTGTGGCTTGGGTCGGCGAAGTAGGTGACCCC
This portion of the Streptomyces sp. 2114.4 genome encodes:
- a CDS encoding GNAT family N-acetyltransferase; its protein translation is MTWLPDDFVHPVHVPVPGTTVHLRPIREADTALDYPAVMGSRERLWEIFGPAWGWPAETMTYEADRIDLLRHEKEIAAHQSFNYALLDEEETAILGCVYIDPPERTGSDGEVSWWVVDHLVGSEVERALDALVPQWIAADWPFQQPRYLGRDITWQDWLALPPAS
- a CDS encoding TetR family transcriptional regulator, with product MPPETLTPERILEATEEVLRRYGPAKATVVDVARALGVSHGSVYRHFRTKAALREAVTERWLDRTSKELSVIVATEGPAPERLDRWLTALFEAKRHKAGDDPELFATYMTLIGESGGVVDRHVTDLEAQLTTIIEAGVSQGTFHTPSPATTARAVFDATGRFHDPCYAPEWSRPGITADFEAVRDLVLRGLRG
- a CDS encoding aldo/keto reductase, whose product is MQTRTLGTTGPQTSALGLGCMGMSALYGDSDRSESIATLHAALDAGITLLDTGDFYGMGHNELLINEALRTAPAAAREKAQISVKFGALRTVEGGFTGYDGRPNAVKNFAAYSLQRLGADHIDIYRIARIDPDVPVEETVGAIAELVAAGHVRHIGLSEVGAKTLRRAAAVAPISDLQIEYSLISRGIEEAILPTARELGIGVTAYGVLSRGLISGHFSRDRKLAANDFRGRSPRFQGENLDRNLDLVDALRKIAEQKGISVAQTAIAWVLSRGEDIVPLVGARRRDRLTEALGALEVTLDADDLAAIERAVPPNAAAGDRYPTDQMAHLDSER
- a CDS encoding helix-turn-helix transcriptional regulator: MTVDTPLTQPATGPAGHTASRPAAPRPAAAPRDDAARRAELAAFLRSRRERITPEQVGLPRGTRRRTPGLRREEVAHLGAVGVTWYTWLEQARDIHVSPQVLDAVARALLLDRAERSHLFALAGAIDPTPGTECTGVTRELRQMLRQLEPFPAVLQNSRFDILAYNATYGRLMCDLDALPEEDRNCMWLAFTHAEWRASVVDLDATMRVMAAKFRASMAEHVAEPAWKALVARLTEASSEFREIWAQHEVIRPMSAVKLFRHPRVGTLQLSATSLWTGPNPGPKLLSYTPVDEVTRERLELLAAEAAEAARSARSAEPPALVTV
- a CDS encoding MFS transporter, with product MAPTAPETREAPAVPAAPGPAVQPQPATTVLTPLGLLTVLLGAALPMIDFFIVNVALPTIDHDLHAGAAMLEMVVAGYGVAYAMLLVLGGRLGDMIGRRRLFLWGLATFGLTSLACGLAPDAGTLVAARVAQGAAAALLLPQVLATIQATTTGKRRAKAVSLYGGTAGIASALGQVLGGLLVSADLAGTGWRAVFLVNVPFSVAAWLLAARTVPETRSPHPSRVDGPGTALLAATLITLLLPLTEGRAAGWPVWSWVLLAVFPFAAAAFLLVEHRAERAGRTPLVPPSLLRIPSVNSGLTMIIPFTLGFGGFMFVVAVALQNGLHYGPFAAGLSLAPLCVTFFFASLAGPRLVMRFGRRVVIAGSLIQGAGLIALALTVHTGWPGISVAALASSMAVLGLGQGLVLPVLMRIVLSELPVAQAGVGGGVMVTTQQSGLALGVATLGTLFLALMPSLGIRDAMLAALLTQLAIVAGTTALALRLPRQVR
- a CDS encoding DUF1772 domain-containing protein — encoded protein: MRALQTVTLLVATLGAGLMAGLFAAFAYAVMPGLGRSADRTFVQAMQNINRAIINGWFLLPFLLPVPLLVLATVLAWSGPGQVALPWILAALVLYLAGFFVTGGVNVPLNKQLDNQLDHVPDDALDHAASEGSPPGAPAGRPGALKAARESFEGRWVTWNIVRALAHTAAFGTLTWALFLHGTAGTG
- a CDS encoding DUF2087 domain-containing protein, which encodes MSDHQSSGSQGVASLFSRGRLTAIPRKAARREQLLVHLAGTLFERDREYSEREVNEALLTVHEDCSALRRYLVVAGLLARPKDGSSYRRAG